Proteins from one Leptospira wolffii serovar Khorat str. Khorat-H2 genomic window:
- a CDS encoding efflux RND transporter permease subunit produces MINRLIESVLRFRIPTLMSAIFIVILGIWAWTDIRKEAYSDIADTQVRLIAKFPGKAAVEVEERVTLPIERVLNAIPKVAVRRSRTINGLVVFQFVFEDGTDDYFARMRLMERVADADIPEEVQPALGPMSSPVGEIFRYVVESSQNHTQMELRTIQDWVVMPKMLSIPGIADVVTFGGLPKQFHVVTSPDKLIRYKLTINDVISAIQANNLNTGGNLLLQGEQGFPIRSLGAIRSPEHIENIVVKTVNGVPVFVRDLATVEVSHPIPSGVLGYTIQNDREGLIDVDSSVQGLVAMRRWGDPNEMGDRIRAKVKEINENYLPQGVQLRTTYDRSDLVNYTLRTIGRTLLEGVMVVSLVLIFFIGSAKASLVVVATIPFALLFAFLLMNMTGIPASLLSLGAIDFGIVVDGAVIMVENIMRRYRDATPAEKSRGIVKLTAESAGEVGTEILFSILIIILAYLPIFSFERIEGRLFKPMAFTISFAIFGALIFSMTVVPVMMTYLFRGYFESATPGPIAWHNPFYGWAEERYKKLIEFLVDRSKRVVVYSFTVVILLLGIGGYKLGTEFLPEMDEGGFNLRIFFPVGISLPEARKFMPKIRETIYKNEQVSVVLSQLGRNDDGTDPLPPNRLEVLVSLKDYDDWKERITKQELLLRMKNDLEATLPGARISFSQPIMDNLSEAIMGTIADLAVFVSGQDLKIMRGLAEEILEIVKDMPGASEFGIEQEADSPQLTVRIDREAAARYGINVSDVQQMVEAAIGMQRISTLYEGPSDIPPKTPARFGIVVRFSKDYRASKRSIEDMPIISPKGERIPLSQLAKITLEDGPTMIFRQEGRRTITVRTNVRGRDQGGFVNELRKKVQQKIKLPEGYEVRYGGQYENLARVGKKLAIVIPITVAIIFGVLFLLYRNLKYVYVALACLPLSLVGGIYALLLRGYYFNVSSGVGFISLFGIATMSGVLFVSRTNHLLLEEPTLTTREAVSKAAVIQLRPMLMTILLALLGLIPATLASGVGSDVQRPLATVIVGGLFSAMLLVLTILPSLYLIVVGERKQLGTSGAEKSLALHPEAYVSLYDDLEEDTVSKNGRKSKTSASKKKGKK; encoded by the coding sequence ATGATCAATCGCCTTATCGAATCTGTTCTCAGATTCAGAATTCCAACGCTCATGTCCGCCATTTTTATCGTTATTCTCGGGATTTGGGCCTGGACGGACATTCGGAAGGAAGCATACTCGGATATCGCCGATACCCAGGTACGTCTGATTGCCAAATTCCCTGGAAAAGCCGCAGTCGAAGTAGAGGAAAGGGTGACTCTACCGATAGAAAGGGTGTTAAATGCGATTCCTAAAGTAGCGGTTCGCCGTTCCCGTACGATCAACGGACTCGTAGTGTTCCAATTCGTTTTCGAAGACGGAACGGATGATTATTTCGCTCGTATGCGACTTATGGAGAGAGTGGCCGACGCGGATATTCCGGAAGAAGTGCAGCCCGCTCTCGGTCCCATGAGTTCTCCGGTCGGGGAAATTTTCCGTTACGTAGTGGAATCTTCCCAGAACCATACTCAGATGGAACTGCGTACCATCCAGGACTGGGTGGTCATGCCTAAGATGCTATCCATTCCCGGCATAGCGGACGTAGTAACATTCGGCGGTTTACCTAAACAATTCCACGTGGTAACTTCGCCGGACAAATTGATTCGATACAAACTTACTATCAACGACGTTATCTCGGCGATCCAGGCAAATAACCTGAATACCGGAGGAAACCTTCTACTCCAGGGGGAGCAGGGTTTTCCTATCCGCTCGTTAGGCGCGATTCGTAGTCCTGAGCATATCGAGAATATCGTGGTTAAGACCGTAAACGGGGTTCCGGTATTCGTTCGGGACCTGGCGACGGTGGAAGTTTCCCATCCGATTCCCAGCGGTGTCTTAGGATATACCATTCAAAACGATCGAGAAGGGTTGATCGACGTGGATTCCTCCGTCCAAGGACTCGTAGCGATGCGTCGTTGGGGGGACCCAAATGAGATGGGGGACCGGATTCGAGCCAAGGTTAAGGAAATTAACGAGAATTATTTACCGCAGGGTGTTCAACTTCGCACCACTTACGATCGCAGCGATCTTGTCAATTATACGTTACGCACAATAGGCCGCACCCTTTTGGAAGGCGTGATGGTCGTGAGTTTGGTTCTTATTTTCTTCATAGGAAGCGCCAAGGCGTCTCTTGTAGTCGTCGCAACCATTCCATTTGCGTTACTCTTCGCCTTCTTGCTCATGAATATGACCGGGATTCCCGCGAGTCTTCTTTCACTCGGAGCCATCGACTTCGGTATCGTCGTGGACGGGGCCGTGATCATGGTGGAAAATATCATGAGAAGATACCGGGACGCAACCCCGGCCGAGAAGAGCCGGGGGATTGTAAAGCTTACCGCGGAATCCGCGGGAGAGGTAGGGACGGAAATTCTCTTCTCTATTTTGATCATCATTCTCGCATATTTACCGATTTTCTCTTTTGAGAGAATCGAAGGTCGCCTCTTTAAACCGATGGCCTTTACGATTTCTTTCGCCATCTTCGGGGCTTTGATATTCTCCATGACCGTGGTTCCGGTAATGATGACATATCTTTTCCGCGGATACTTCGAATCCGCAACTCCCGGTCCGATCGCTTGGCATAACCCGTTCTACGGATGGGCGGAAGAACGTTATAAAAAACTGATAGAATTCCTTGTGGATAGATCCAAGAGGGTGGTAGTCTATTCCTTTACGGTCGTTATTCTACTTTTAGGAATCGGGGGATATAAGCTCGGAACGGAGTTCTTGCCCGAGATGGACGAAGGCGGATTCAATTTAAGGATCTTCTTTCCAGTGGGGATTTCCCTTCCTGAGGCGCGAAAATTCATGCCTAAGATTCGGGAAACTATCTATAAGAACGAACAAGTAAGTGTGGTTCTTTCTCAGTTGGGAAGAAACGACGACGGAACGGATCCTTTACCGCCTAACCGTTTGGAGGTCCTCGTCAGTCTCAAGGATTACGACGACTGGAAGGAAAGGATTACCAAGCAAGAACTCCTTCTCCGAATGAAAAACGACCTGGAAGCCACGTTACCCGGAGCAAGGATCAGTTTCTCGCAGCCGATCATGGATAACCTTTCGGAAGCCATTATGGGGACGATCGCGGATTTGGCCGTATTCGTTTCCGGGCAGGATTTGAAAATCATGCGGGGCCTTGCCGAAGAGATTTTAGAAATCGTAAAGGACATGCCCGGGGCCAGTGAATTCGGAATCGAGCAGGAAGCGGATAGCCCGCAATTGACCGTTCGGATAGATCGGGAGGCGGCGGCGAGATACGGAATCAACGTAAGCGATGTGCAGCAGATGGTGGAAGCCGCTATCGGAATGCAAAGAATCAGCACGCTTTACGAGGGGCCGTCGGATATTCCTCCTAAGACTCCGGCCAGATTCGGAATTGTGGTTCGCTTTTCCAAAGATTATAGAGCCTCGAAGCGTTCCATCGAAGATATGCCGATCATTTCTCCTAAGGGAGAAAGAATTCCTCTATCCCAATTGGCTAAGATCACTCTGGAAGACGGTCCTACAATGATTTTCCGCCAGGAAGGTAGAAGGACGATTACGGTTCGTACGAACGTTCGAGGTCGAGACCAGGGAGGATTCGTAAACGAGTTGCGTAAGAAAGTGCAACAGAAAATCAAACTCCCCGAAGGTTACGAGGTCCGATACGGAGGGCAATACGAAAACTTAGCGAGGGTCGGTAAGAAGCTCGCTATCGTAATCCCGATCACCGTAGCTATCATTTTCGGAGTCTTATTCTTACTTTATAGAAATTTAAAGTATGTTTATGTGGCCTTGGCCTGCCTCCCTCTTTCCTTGGTGGGCGGGATTTATGCGCTTCTGCTCAGAGGATATTATTTCAACGTATCGAGCGGGGTGGGGTTCATTTCCCTTTTCGGGATCGCGACCATGTCGGGGGTATTATTCGTTTCTAGGACGAACCACCTGCTTTTAGAAGAGCCTACCTTAACTACGAGAGAAGCGGTGAGTAAGGCGGCGGTGATTCAATTGCGTCCTATGCTCATGACCATATTGCTCGCTTTGCTCGGTCTAATTCCTGCAACGCTCGCTTCCGGGGTCGGTTCCGACGTGCAAAGGCCGTTGGCCACGGTAATCGTAGGTGGATTATTCTCCGCGATGCTACTCGTTTTGACTATTCTGCCTTCTCTCTATCTGATCGTTGTAGGCGAAAGAAAACAACTCGGCACTTCCGGGGCGGAAAAATCCTTGGCCCTTCATCCGGAAGCCTATGTTTCTCTTTACGATGATCTGGAAGAGGATACCGTTTCCAAAAATGGAAGGAAGTCCAAAACTTCCGCTTCCAAGAAGAAGGGTAAGAAGTAA
- a CDS encoding outer membrane beta-barrel protein, protein MRKNTVSLIAALALVSASSAFAQANKAPAKDVQVPPAAKPAAAPDPVDKNWYEAVEFSGFVDVYYMYNNNPLQSNDVDATRSFETSNKNFAVNAAALAIQKTAEKGSPWGFRVDFQNGQNNAFQEAPYASTNNIFNTNMLKQAYISMYFPVLKGMTLDVGKMATHIGYEVLESFNNPNYSIGAIFQNTIPFIHTGARLTTQFTDKWTGTFYLYNSGGGTGYVTPNYTFGYDATTPANSTVTSSLANTGKSSFYEAATQHKAIGTQVKGTIIEDKLSVTWNTLYSQDGASGVVDPTQAYLANQLGAPAPTAPRAKYTQDYWFMNHAIVSISPTDRITIDLDYTWSEKQGGAAVGNKQASLVNADGSDPYSLEKILGGAVTTKDTKSSYRAYGSWIKVKLNDEWGVNFRFEYLDDRHNNGQLTTFNPFRNANTYLSPAQQQLDAELAAAVKAAAPQLAGLTDTEVLQFLKPKDYTNYGNTNYGSYKTFTVTPIWNFTENLLIKLDLRRDWANGYQFVNAQGEKSKDQYGLTLGIVAKF, encoded by the coding sequence ATGAGAAAAAATACAGTCAGCCTCATTGCCGCCCTAGCCCTGGTATCCGCTTCATCGGCTTTTGCCCAAGCCAATAAAGCCCCAGCTAAGGATGTGCAAGTACCGCCGGCGGCGAAACCGGCGGCTGCACCGGATCCGGTGGACAAAAATTGGTACGAAGCAGTTGAGTTTTCGGGTTTTGTGGATGTGTACTATATGTACAATAACAACCCTCTGCAAAGTAACGATGTGGACGCAACCCGTTCCTTCGAGACCAGCAACAAGAACTTTGCGGTAAACGCAGCTGCTTTAGCGATCCAAAAGACCGCTGAAAAAGGAAGTCCTTGGGGTTTCCGCGTTGATTTCCAAAACGGACAAAACAACGCATTCCAAGAAGCGCCTTACGCTAGCACCAACAACATCTTCAATACGAACATGCTGAAACAAGCTTATATCAGTATGTATTTCCCTGTTTTGAAGGGAATGACTCTGGATGTGGGAAAAATGGCTACACATATCGGTTACGAGGTTTTGGAATCCTTCAACAACCCGAACTACTCGATAGGGGCCATCTTCCAAAATACAATCCCGTTCATTCACACCGGTGCTCGCTTAACCACTCAATTTACAGACAAATGGACAGGAACCTTTTATCTGTATAACAGTGGTGGTGGTACCGGTTACGTTACGCCGAACTATACGTTCGGGTATGATGCTACTACTCCTGCGAACTCCACAGTTACTTCCAGCTTAGCAAACACCGGGAAAAGCAGCTTCTACGAAGCGGCTACCCAGCACAAAGCGATTGGAACTCAGGTTAAAGGAACCATCATCGAAGACAAACTCTCCGTTACTTGGAACACTTTGTATTCCCAAGACGGAGCTTCCGGCGTAGTGGATCCTACCCAAGCTTACCTGGCTAATCAATTGGGAGCTCCAGCTCCTACCGCTCCTAGAGCGAAATACACCCAGGACTATTGGTTCATGAACCACGCCATCGTGTCCATCTCTCCTACCGATCGAATCACCATCGACCTCGATTATACTTGGAGTGAGAAACAAGGTGGAGCTGCAGTAGGAAACAAACAAGCTTCTCTTGTAAACGCTGACGGTTCCGATCCTTACTCCCTGGAAAAAATCCTGGGCGGCGCGGTAACTACCAAAGACACCAAGTCTTCTTATAGAGCTTACGGATCTTGGATTAAGGTTAAATTGAACGACGAGTGGGGTGTTAACTTCCGTTTCGAGTATCTGGATGACAGACACAATAACGGTCAGTTGACTACTTTCAACCCGTTCAGGAACGCAAACACTTACCTGAGCCCTGCTCAGCAACAACTCGATGCAGAATTGGCTGCAGCAGTAAAAGCTGCCGCACCTCAATTAGCAGGCCTTACCGACACGGAAGTTCTGCAATTCCTGAAGCCGAAAGATTATACGAACTACGGAAACACCAACTACGGTTCTTATAAGACTTTCACCGTGACTCCTATCTGGAACTTTACGGAAAACCTGTTAATCAAGCTCGATCTTAGAAGAGACTGGGCGAACGGTTACCAATTCGTAAACGCTCAAGGAGAGAAGAGCAAAGACCAATACGGTCTGACTTTGGGTATTGTAGCTAAGTTCTAA
- a CDS encoding CCA tRNA nucleotidyltransferase: MHPEKLISSIPSTSLEDLLQISNIVSEKGGNAYLVGGSVRDLILGKIPHEYDLAVSLLPEIVQKSFPRTVPTGIKHGTITVLMKDRSYELTTFRKDEDYVDGRRPETVHFGVSLSEDLRRRDFTVNAIALDLLKKELIDEHEGQEDIRKKIIRTIGDPIARFTEDGLRPVRGIRFVSSLGFRLEEKTAEAILTCKPITAKVSPERIHDEFLKILKSPNPAPSLELLKEFGILELFTPAKLYPFSSKEWAWDRDAFSGLPSEPDRIRLAFFLHSAFERSHIETETLTFFKNLKFSNQRTKESLFLIKTLYSLLEKEEELRLRSELRRLLLHPIAQFAGKKEIRVWYNELAILWKAIQGKEAFWLPSAEEEWKSDPPLVLADLAINGNILKEKRPNLPPKQLGEVLKTCLNAVLEDPSRNTQESLLLLIP; encoded by the coding sequence ATGCATCCCGAAAAACTGATCTCCTCCATTCCTTCTACTTCCTTAGAAGACCTTCTGCAAATTTCCAATATAGTCTCCGAAAAAGGAGGAAACGCTTACTTAGTAGGAGGTTCCGTACGGGATTTGATCCTAGGCAAGATTCCTCATGAATATGATCTAGCGGTTTCCCTCTTACCGGAAATCGTCCAAAAGTCGTTCCCCCGTACTGTTCCTACCGGAATCAAACATGGAACGATTACCGTTCTAATGAAGGACAGAAGCTATGAGCTCACCACTTTTCGGAAAGACGAGGATTATGTGGATGGACGCAGACCCGAAACCGTGCATTTCGGAGTGAGTCTGAGCGAGGATCTGAGAAGAAGGGACTTTACGGTGAACGCGATCGCCTTGGATCTATTAAAGAAAGAGCTTATAGACGAACACGAAGGCCAGGAGGATATCCGAAAAAAAATCATCCGAACCATCGGGGATCCGATCGCTCGATTTACGGAGGACGGCCTTAGACCCGTGAGAGGGATCCGATTCGTTTCTAGCCTAGGCTTCCGACTCGAAGAAAAAACCGCGGAAGCGATCCTTACTTGCAAACCGATCACCGCCAAGGTTTCTCCGGAAAGAATCCATGACGAATTCCTGAAAATCCTAAAGAGCCCGAACCCCGCTCCTTCTCTAGAATTGCTAAAGGAGTTCGGAATTCTGGAATTATTCACACCTGCGAAATTGTACCCGTTCTCTTCGAAAGAATGGGCCTGGGACAGGGACGCATTCTCCGGATTGCCTTCCGAGCCGGACCGGATCCGGTTGGCATTCTTCCTACATTCCGCATTCGAAAGAAGCCATATAGAAACGGAGACGCTTACATTCTTTAAGAACCTGAAATTCTCCAATCAAAGAACCAAAGAATCCCTATTCTTGATAAAAACATTATATTCTCTTTTGGAAAAAGAGGAAGAATTGAGACTTAGATCCGAACTCAGAAGACTTCTATTACATCCGATCGCACAATTTGCTGGAAAAAAGGAAATCCGGGTTTGGTACAACGAGTTAGCGATTCTCTGGAAGGCGATCCAAGGCAAGGAAGCGTTCTGGCTTCCCTCTGCGGAAGAAGAATGGAAATCCGATCCTCCCCTTGTGTTGGCAGATCTAGCGATAAACGGAAACATTCTAAAAGAGAAGAGACCGAATCTCCCCCCTAAGCAACTAGGAGAAGTCTTAAAGACCTGCCTAAATGCGGTCTTAGAGGATCCTAGCCGGAACACCCAAGAATCTCTCCTGTTGCTTATCCCCTAA
- a CDS encoding ribonuclease HI family protein has translation MKSFRIYCDGASKGNPGPSSIGVSILDGEEEIHTISERIPDGTNNTAEWAALEAGLKYCLDAGATEVHAFLDSELVVKQFRGEYKVKSPHLQIAKDKIRALSSKLKSFRIEHVPREKNKRADKLANMAF, from the coding sequence TTGAAATCGTTTCGAATCTATTGCGACGGGGCGTCCAAGGGGAACCCGGGCCCCTCTTCTATCGGAGTCTCCATCCTTGACGGAGAAGAGGAAATCCATACGATCTCGGAAAGAATTCCGGACGGCACCAATAATACTGCGGAATGGGCGGCCTTAGAGGCAGGGCTCAAATATTGTTTGGACGCGGGAGCGACGGAAGTGCATGCGTTCCTGGATTCGGAATTGGTGGTAAAACAATTCCGAGGAGAATACAAAGTCAAATCCCCCCATCTGCAAATTGCCAAGGATAAAATCCGAGCCTTAAGTTCCAAATTAAAGTCCTTTAGGATCGAACACGTTCCCCGAGAAAAAAACAAAAGGGCGGATAAACTCGCCAATATGGCTTTTTAA
- a CDS encoding arginyltransferase — translation MDYDEFMRSLPLSPESGCSYYPERMSRIRGFSLTQAPTPIVLDRLLDFGFRRAGNFFYRTVCQACSDCLSYRIRLSKFEIHAKDRRLLKKNRDLRIEFGAPKIDSEKEELYLRYQRSRHTGSYGNSSEEILETMRFQMYEGADSSGEIRILDSEKLIGWILLDLGEENVSAVYSVFDPERKERGLGNFLVLGSILWAKENGFKNYHLGLYLPGHPKMDYKAKWKPAEILDKSSGLWLDSEEFLEDFRPGTHSPT, via the coding sequence ATGGACTATGACGAATTTATGCGTTCCTTGCCCTTGTCCCCCGAATCCGGATGCTCTTATTATCCGGAGAGAATGTCCCGGATCCGCGGCTTCTCCCTTACCCAGGCCCCGACTCCTATCGTATTGGATCGACTTTTGGATTTCGGTTTTCGTAGAGCAGGAAATTTTTTCTATAGAACGGTTTGCCAAGCTTGTTCCGACTGCTTGAGCTACAGAATCCGGTTGTCGAAGTTCGAGATCCATGCAAAGGATCGGAGACTCTTAAAAAAGAATAGGGACTTGAGAATCGAATTCGGCGCCCCTAAGATCGATTCCGAAAAAGAAGAATTGTATCTACGTTACCAAAGATCCAGACATACCGGAAGTTATGGCAACTCTTCCGAGGAAATTTTGGAAACCATGCGTTTCCAAATGTACGAGGGTGCCGATTCTTCCGGTGAGATCCGAATTCTGGATTCGGAAAAATTGATCGGTTGGATTCTTTTGGATTTGGGAGAAGAAAACGTATCAGCGGTCTATTCGGTTTTCGATCCGGAACGAAAGGAAAGAGGACTTGGAAATTTCTTGGTATTAGGTTCCATTCTTTGGGCCAAAGAGAACGGATTTAAAAATTATCATTTGGGTCTGTATTTACCCGGTCATCCTAAGATGGATTACAAAGCGAAGTGGAAACCCGCGGAAATTCTAGATAAGTCTTCCGGTCTATGGTTGGATTCCGAGGAGTTTCTAGAGGATTTTCGTCCGGGGACCCATTCTCCGACTTGA